The following coding sequences lie in one Aspergillus luchuensis IFO 4308 DNA, chromosome 8, nearly complete sequence genomic window:
- a CDS encoding MFS transporter (COG:G;~EggNog:ENOG410Q1TP;~InterPro:IPR020846,IPR011701,IPR036259;~PFAM:PF07690;~TransMembrane:12 (i74-95o107-129i141-159o165-188i200-223o229-251i307-326o346-363i384-405o411-436i443-468o480-499i);~go_function: GO:0022857 - transmembrane transporter activity [Evidence IEA];~go_process: GO:0055085 - transmembrane transport [Evidence IEA]) — protein sequence MAIITMSNPQDSETSSQSSQALKADVEKYPGHLLSMGQGKAIPPPLPNREDYVVDFDGPDDPQHPLNWPLFTKILISTIACFGTFIPSFASGVFAPGSAGAAKSFDVGSEVGILGTSLFVLGFAAGPVIWAPASELFGRRWPLTLGILGGAVFTIASAVAKDIQTLIICRFFAGMFGASPLAVVPAVLSDIWNNSHRGAAISLYAILVFLGPLSAPFIGGFIASSSLGWRWTLYIPAIVGFAWGGICILFLKETYASCLLVSKAATLRQQTGNWGIHAKQEEVEVDIRQLIQKYFTRPLRMLATEPIVLVISLYMSFIYGIVYALLEAYPYVFESVHGMGPGINGLPFIGLIVGQMAACGFVLSQHSAYVRKLAANNNVPIPEWRLNSVVVGAPVFTIGIFWFSWTGFTASIHWMAPTAGGVLIGFGILSIFLPCFNYLVDSFLPVAASTVAANIILRSSVAAGFPLFSKQMFANLGVQWAGTLLGCLSAIMIPIPFLFRAYGPRLRGEGKQTSR from the exons ATGGCCATCATCACTATGAGTAACCCACAAGATAGTGAAACCAGCAGCCAATCCTCCCAAGCATTGAAG GCCGATGTGGAAAAATACCCTGGACACCTTTTGTCTATGGGACAGGGCAAAGCCATTCCTCCACCCCTGCCGAATAGGGAAGACTATGTCGTCGATTTCGATGGCCCGGACGATCCTCAGCACCCCTTGAATTGGCCTCTCTTTACCAA AATACTCATATCGACGATCGCATGCTTTGGCACATTTATCCCATCATTCGCCAGTGGAGTCTTTGCACCTGGCTCTGCAGGAGCAGCCAAGTCTTTCGATGTAGGATCCGAAGTTGGAATACTGGGCACGTCGCTTTTCGTGTTAGGTTTCGCAGCCGGTCCTGTCATCTGGGCCCCCGCTTCGGAGCTGTTTGGAAGACGATGGCCATTGACACTAGGCATACTCGGGGGTGCTGTATTCACCATTGCATCCGCCGTCGCGAAAGACATCCAAACGCTGATAATCTGTCGTTTCTTTGCGGGAATGTTCGGGGCCAGCCCACTCGCGGTGGTTCCTGCTGTGCTGTCGGACATTTGGAATAATTCGCACCGCGGAGCTGCCATTTCGCTGTATGCAATCCTCGTTTTCTTGGGTCCGTTGAGTGCCCCTTTCATTGGAGGCTTCATCGCTTCGAGTTCGCTCGGATGGCGTTGGACCCTGTATATTCCGGCTATAGTGGGCTTCGCTTGGGGTGGTATCTGCATATTATTCTTGAAGGAAACATACGCGTCTTGCCTTCTTGTGTCGAAAGCGGCCACCCTTCGGCAGCAAACGGGCAATTGGGGCATTCATGCAaagcaggaggaggtcgaggtgGACATACGGCAGCTGATTCAGAAGTACTTTACCCGTCCACTGCGGATGCTCGCAACTGAGCCCATTGTTTTGGTTATTTCCCTTTATATGTCCTTCATTTACGGCATTGTGTATGCCCTGCTTGAAGCTTACCCTTATGTTTTCGAGTCCGTCCATGGCATGGGCCCCGGGATTAATGGTCTTCCATTCATTGGCCTCATTGTTGGGCAGATGGCTGCCTGTGGATTCGTTCTCTCACAGCACTCCGCCTATGTAAGAAAGTTAGCTGCCAACAACAACGTTCCCATCCCAGAATGGCGCTTGAATTCTGTTGTAGTTGGGGCTCCAGTGTTCACGATTGGCATCTTCTG GTTCAGTTGGACTGGCTTTACTGCTAGCATTCACTGGATGGCTCCAACTGCAGGAGGAGTACTGATCGGTTTCGGAATTCTCTCTATCTTCCTACCATGCTTTAACTATTTAGTGGATTCATTTCTCCCCGT GGCTGCTTCGACCGTGGCTgccaacatcatcctccgatCCAGCGTTGCGGCAGGGTTCCCACTTTTCTCGAAGCAGATGTTCGCGAACCTCGGGGTGCAGTGGGCGGGAACACTGTTGGGGTGCCTGTCGGCGATCATGATTCCCATTCCGTTCCTATTTCGAGCATATGGACCCAGGTTGAGAGGGGAAGGCAAGCAGACCAGCCGGTGA
- a CDS encoding putative MFS monocarboxylate transporter (COG:G;~EggNog:ENOG410QDAP;~InterPro:IPR020846,IPR011701,IPR036259;~PFAM:PF07690;~TransMembrane:11 (i49-74o94-116i123-142o154-175i182-208o214-234i272-294o337-355i367-386o406-426i438-459o);~go_function: GO:0022857 - transmembrane transporter activity [Evidence IEA];~go_process: GO:0055085 - transmembrane transport [Evidence IEA]): MATSITARSAVSEDEINLASTMPRLTAMSIVSSPAEDHAARNSTWKSTIIVAASFVIIFTCCGLNFAWGVYQALYESLARKPGTPFTGASPAEIDLIGTISVSLMTIGGPFAVAWAKRFSPRVVSFGGGLVFGLSLILASFGTKLWHFELTQGLLNGIGTCLCYMIPVTIAPTWFTHHRGLAMGIILSGTGVGGLVWAPALTACVNALGFRNTLRLTGGLSFALVAVASGAMAWEPASQRRIAIENASRTSRVDGILNVPLVDWRVARTRRFMAQALGAIFQAAAYYTPVFFYASYAQSLGYSTTASSNFIALSNACNAVGKIVIGHVADRLGRLNALLLTTCLSAIATVAFWLPSTLTGQMAQSQGLFITFTILYGTFASAYVSLFPTSLVELFGVQNFASVNGVLYMVRGMATMVGTPVGGVLVRSAANALTPKAYENMSVLVSALLFAATAAIVWVRLEAMIGPDGHLLWKWRQ, from the exons ATGGCCACCTCGATCACCGCCCGCAGCGCTGTGTCCGAAGATGAGATCAATCTAGCCAGCACCATGCCTCGCCTGACAGCCATGTCCATAGTTTCGAGTCCAGCTGAAGACCATGCAGCGCGGAATTCGACTTG GaaatccaccatcatcgtgGCGGCCTCCtttgtcatcatcttcacctgcTGTGGTCTCAATTTCGCATGGGGTGTTTATCAAGCCCTATATGAGAGCCTGGCACGGAAGCCCGGAACGCCTTTTACCGGAGCATCGCCGGCAGAGATCGATCTGATTGGTACCATCTCAGTGTCCCTGATGACCATCGGAGGCCCTTTCGCGGTCGCTTGGGCGAAGCGCTTCTCTCCTCGCGTGGTCTCTTTTGGGGGTGGTCTTGTCTTCGGGCTTTCTCTCATCCTGGCCAGCTTCGGCACGAAGTTGTGGCATTTCGAGCTGACCCAAGGGCTGCTGAACGGCATTGGTACCTGCTTGTGCTACATGATACCAGTCACCATTGCCCCCACGTGGTTTACCCATCACCGAGGCCTAGCTATGGGCATCATCTTATCAGGCACTGGTGTGGGTGGTCTGGTATGGGCGCCCGCGCTGACTGCGTGTGTTAACGCCCTCGGATTTCGCAACACCCTGCGCCTGACTGGTGGTCTGTCATTCGCGCTGGTCGCGGTCGCTAGCGGTGCAATGGCCTGggagccagccagccagcgtCGTATCGCAATTGAAAATGCCTCGAGAACCAGTCGTGTGGATGGTATTCTGAACGTGCCACTGGTGGACTGGCGCGTTGCCCGGACGCGTCGTTTCATGGCCCAGGCATTAGGCGCCATCTTTCAGGCGGCTGCATATTACACACCCGTCTTCTTCTACGCCTCGTACGCCCAGTCCCTTGGATACAGTACCACAGCCAGCTCCAACTTCATTGCCCTCAGCAATGCCTGTAACGCAGTGGGCAAAATCGTCATTGGCCATGTGGCCGATCGTCTGGGTCGGTTAAATGCTCTTCTGCTCACCACTTGTCTCAGTGCCATCGCTACCGTTGCCTTCTGGTTACCATCCACTTTGACCGGTCAGATGGCGCAGTCGCAGGGTCTATTTATCACGTTCACTATCCTGTATGGCACCTTCGCCAGTGCATATGTGTCTCTCTTTCCAACTAGCCTTGTTGAGCTGTTCGGGGTACAGAATTTTGCCTCCGTCAACGGGGTTTTGTACATGGTTCGTGGCATGGCCACCATGGTCGGTACCCCGGTTGGTGGTGTCTTGGTCAGAAGTGCGGCCAATGCCCTCACCCCGAAGGCGTACGAGAACATGTCGGTACTGGTCAGCGCCCTGCTGTTTGCTGCCACAGCTGCAATAGTCTGGGTGCGCTTGGAGGCAATGATTGGGCCCGATGGACATCTGCTCTGGAAATGGCGACAGTAG
- a CDS encoding glutamyl-tRNA(Gln) amidotransferase, subunit A (COG:J;~EggNog:ENOG410PHQF;~InterPro:IPR023631,IPR036928,IPR000120;~SECRETED:SignalP(1-20);~go_function: GO:0016787 - hydrolase activity [Evidence IEA]), with translation MVRSLQLGVAALGLLGAVSAQLVSTGLSVTLDHIDYFVSPYSVGNVTVSAAFLKDVPSVNGFYPVTVVQEEKAEVSSLPSLFSTWTDVDDVFTPAFLGAVLVRGYKPDNATTTFNTSRSSVLVPLESRVVPSGPYFLEQATGKLYPVYRLYSDFAGAFTQPLLQKPDGTFQPLSAQVAGLVSSTVGVPSRIYYTPSSEKPLAGARVGVKDIYSLAGVRQSNGNRAWYNLYGENNVTGTAVSRLIEAGAIIVGLQKPSQFANGETATADWVDLHSPFNPRGDGYQDPSSSSSGAGASIGSYEWLDLALGSDTGGSIRNPAEVQGVYGSRPSHGLVELDHVMSMSPVLDTAGVLTRDPYLWDRANQALYSTNYTSFHGKSVRYPSKLYTIDFPTTNDSAADALLAAFQKRLAAFLNTTATPLDLPADWSSQPPSGAPANVSLETLLNLTYPMLITKQQIPLVRDPFYADYAAKHDGRVPFVDPVPLSRWNWSMAYPDSALDEAIHNKTLFMDWIAENYLTPISDPEQCSSSLIVYVGTDGSQRARNVYRSLPGAPSGYSKFLISNMASVPDFVIPIGEIAAYSTITQHQEKFPVAIDVLAAKGCDGLLVRLAQDLLEAGIISAPLSGGTLTGGSVLF, from the exons ATGGTACGCTCTTTACAACTCGGCGTGGCGGCCCTTGGGCTGCTTGGTGCAGTGTCCGCTCAATTAGTGTCAACTGGCTTATCCGTCACGCTCGACCATATCGATTATTTTGTCTCTCCTTACTCCGTGGGGAACGTGACGGTGTCGGCGGCCTTCCTGAAGGACGTCCCTAGTGTCAATGGCTTCTACCCTGTGACTGTTGTCCAAGAGGAGAAAGCTGAGGTATCATCGTTGCCCTCTCTATTCTCTACATGGacggatgtggatgatgtgttTACACCCGCTTTCCTGGGTGCAGTCTTAGTCCGTGGCTACAAACCCGACAATGCCACTACAACCTTCAATACTTCCCGCTCCAGTGTCCTCGTGCCTTTGGAGTCCAGGGTTGTCCCATCAGGCCCGTACTTCCTCGAACAGGCTACTGGGAAGCTCTATCCAGTGTACCGTCTCTACAGCGACTTTGCAGGAGCCTTTACGCAGCCACTGCTCCAGAAGCCAGACGGCACATTCCAGCCTTTGTCGGCACAAGTTGCCGGTCTGGTCTCATCGACAGTCGGTGTACCCTCTCGCATCTACTATACTCCCAGCTCTGAGAAACCGTTGGCCGGGGCCCGCGTCGGCGTAAAGGACATTTACAGCCTCGCTGGCGTGCGCCAGAGCAACGGCAATCGGGCCTGGTACAACTTGTACGGAGAGAACAACGTCACTGGCACCGCTGTTTCACGTCTGATCGAGGCAGGCGCCATTATTGTCGGACTACAGAAGCCCTCGCAGTTTGCAAATGGAGAAACGGCTACAGCTGACTGGGTCGACCTTCACTCACCCTTCAACCCACGTGGAGATGGATACCAggatccttcttcctcctcgtcaggCGCTGGTGCTTCCATCGGCTCTTACGAATGGTTAGATCTGGCTCTTGGTAGTGATACCGGTGGCTCTATCCGCAATCCTGCCGAGGTCCAGGGAGTCTACGGTTCTCGTCCATCTCACGGTCTGGTCGAACTCGATCATGTCATGTCCATGTCTCCGGTGCTCGATACTGCAGGAGTGCTGACAAGGGACCCTTACCTTTGGGACCGAGCCAACCAAGCCCTCTACAGCACTAACTACACCTCGTTTCATGGCAAATCAGTCCGTTACCCTAGCAAGCTGTACACTATCGATTTCCCGACGACCAATGACTCTGCGGCAGATGCATTGCTGGCTGCATTCCAAAAGCGCCTGGCTGCATTCTTGAATACGACAGCCACCCCGCTGGACCTACCTGCCGACTGGTCGTCACAGCCGCCGTCCGGCGCACCCGCCAATGTCTCGCTTGAAACGTTGCTTAACCTGACCTACCCAATGCTCATCACGAAGCAGCAAATCCCTCTGGTTAGGGATCCTTTCTATGCCGACTATGCCG CAAAGCACGACGGTCGAGTCCCCTTCGTGGACCCCGTCCCTCTCTCCCGGTGGAACTGGTCCATGGCGTATCCTGACTCCGCACTGGATGAAGCCATCCACAACAAGACGCTCTTCATGGACTGGATCGCTGAGAACTATCTCACTCCGATCTCCGACCCAGAGCAGTGCTCTTCGTCGCTTATTGTCTATGTGGGCACCGATGGCTCCCAGAGAGCGCGTAATGTCTACCGCTCGCTGCCTGGCGCACCATCAGGCTATAGCAAGttcctcatctccaatatGGCCAGTGTGCCGGACTTTGTCATTCCCATTGGGGAGATTGCGGCCTACAGCACCATTACACAGCACCAGGAGAAATTTCCCGTCGCCATTGACGTTCTGGCTGCGAAGGGGTGCGATGGGCTACTTGTTAGGCTGGCTCAGGATTTGTTGGAGGCTGGAATCATCAGTGCCCCGTTATCCGGTGGGACGCTGACTGGTGGGTCAGTCTTGTTTTAA
- a CDS encoding uncharacterized protein (COG:E,O;~EggNog:ENOG410PHV7;~InterPro:IPR018202,IPR001563,IPR029058;~MEROPS:MER0003541;~PFAM:PF00450;~SECRETED:SignalP(1-19);~go_function: GO:0004185 - serine-type carboxypeptidase activity [Evidence IEA];~go_process: GO:0006508 - proteolysis [Evidence IEA]), translating into MRFLSSAALFGLAYASTQAVLQPEEPSDFRTFHSPYSPHHSIRIRQQNESLCAAHSAQYTGWLDIGHKHLFFWYFESQNDPANDPLTLWMTGGPGGSSMIGLFEEVGPCLINEHGNGTYYNPWGWSRNSSLLFVDQPVDVGFSYVDEGEELPGDSHQAAIDMHRFLQLFVSEVFPHLQSLPFHLSGESYAGHYVPYLGSQIVQQNKLYPNEPQVLLHSCLVGNGYYSPRDTAYGYWETLCTTNPGVPEPVFNKTRCDIMAANMPRCMEVFDVCNRNPDPAICHAASEVCYEGIIGWYDDESGKGGRNRFDITAPCAIDNFCYIEAARIEQYLNTPAVWAALSPPKEIKEYKASSDNVPRAFDRTSDEMTPASEQITYLLANQVHFLAYQGNLDLACNTAGNLRWAHSLPWRGQVEFTSKPLQSWSSTDVVSGKSGVAGTTKEVRVKVSESTDKESRFALVTVDGAGHFVSTPSTLWVSGLLMMIFQ; encoded by the exons ATGCGTTTTCTCAGCAGTGCAGCCCTATTCGGCCTGGCATATGCCTCCACCCAGGCCGTACTCCAGCCAGAGGAGCCGTCCGACTTCCGCACATTCCACAGCCCATATTCCCCGCATCACTCAATCCGCATCCGCCAGCAGAATGAATCGCTCTGCGCTGCCCACTCCGCCCAATACACCGGCTGGCTCGACATTGGCCATAagcatctcttcttctggtacTTCGAGAGCCAAAATGACCCTGCCAATGATCCCCTGACTCTGTGGATGACGGGCGGTCCAGGCGGTTCCAGCATGATCGGTCTATTCGAAGAAGTCGGGCCATGTCTGATCAACGAGCACGGCAATGGCACTTATTACAATCCCTGGGGATGGTCGCGGAACTCGTCGCTGCTATTTGTCGATCAGCCAGTCGATGTGGGCTTTTCGTACGTtgatgaaggcgaagaaCTGCCAGGTGACTCGCATCAAGCTGCAATTGACATGCATCGGTTCTTGCAGTTGTTTGTTTCCGAGGTGTTTCCGCATTTGCAGTCCCTTCCGTTTCATCTTTCGGGGGAGTCGTATGCC ggTCACTATGTCCCTTATCTCGGCAGCCAAATCGTTCAACAGAATAAGCTCTATCCCAATGAGCCCCAGGTCCTTCTGCACTCATGTCTTGTAGGCAACGGCTACTATTCGCCTCGCGACACTGCCTACGGCTACTGGGAAACACTTTGCACCACTAACCCTGGAGTACCCGAACCGGTCTTCAACAAGACCAGATGCGACATCATGGCAGCCAACATGCCGCGATGCATGGAGGTCTTCGACGTCTGCAACCGGAACCCCGATCCAGCCATTTGCCATGCTGCGTCGGAAGTATGCTACGAGGGCATAATCGGATGGTATGATGACGAGTCTGGGAAGGGTGGTAGGAATCGATTTGACA TAACCGCACCCTGCGCCATTGACAACTTCTGCTACATCGAAGCGGCTCGTATCGAGCAATACCTGAACACGCCCGCAGTTTGGGCTGCTTTATCGCCACCTAAGGAAATCAAAGAATACAAGGCCTCCTCCGACAATGTGCCGCGCGCATTCGATCGCACTTCAGACGAGATGACGCCTGCGTCGGAGCAAATTACTTACCTTCTTGCGAATCAGGTGCATTTCCTCGCGTATCAGGGCAATCTGGACCTGGCGTGTAATACGGCGGGTAATCTGCGCTGGGCGCATTCTCTGCCGTGGAGGGGTCAGGTCGAGTTCACCTCCAAGCCGCTGCAGTCGTGGAGCTCCACGGATGTGGTATCCGGGAAGAGTGGAGTGGCTGGAACAACCAAGGAGGTAAGGGTGAAGGTTAGTGAGAGTACGGATAAGGAGTCGAGGTTTGCGCTTGTTACGGTTGATGGAGCGGGACATTTTGTGAGTACTCCCTCTACTTTGTGGGTAAGCGGCTTGCTAATGATGATATTTCAATGA
- a CDS encoding peroxidase family protein (COG:S;~EggNog:ENOG410PMZV;~InterPro:IPR036851,IPR000028;~PFAM:PF01328;~go_function: GO:0004601 - peroxidase activity [Evidence IEA]), whose translation MQVTLVAIRQGLLCNMKTKQPKFITPLFTMLNYFKIAANILFRFLKAVYDLISFGVYIVQLSIRDLISTVTNPFLPNRPVGDVIPRGYPGHGGVWPEYTAPKRGEDSRSPCPGLNALANHGILPNNGKRITYAQLSHAIQHAYNLAPTLASQLTSAAKQLDQGRGWINLHDLNVLNVVQHDASFTRPDIAFCPDQSIPHTDLINRLLDHASDGKHLSLTDFSYYSGLRRAECKRSNGQYTLSGSFIHKMIGSGTSALMYSIFGGDIEALRAWLVDERFPDGWEPKNREALGHTIAQALTTSLAVEFSIDEKQALREGDVFYHE comes from the exons ATGCAGGTGACGCTTGTGGCGATTCGTCAGGGGCTGCTGTGTAACATGAAAACAAAGCAACCCAAATTTATTACT CCCTTATTCACGATGCTAAATTACTTCAAGATAGCCGCAAACATTCTGTTCCGATTTCTCAAAGCAGTCTACGATCTTATTTCATTTGGTGTCTACATTGTCCAACTCTCCATTCGTGACTTGATATCGACT GTCACGaatcccttccttcccaatcGTCCAGTCGGGGATGTTATACCCCGTGGGTACCCAGGCCATGGAGGGGTTTGGCCAGAGTACACGGCCCCTAAGCGAGGAGAAGATTCCCGCTCGCCTTGTCCAGG ACTCAACGCTTTAGCTAATCACG GGATCCTGCCAAACAATGGAAAACGTATTACCTACGCACAATTATCGCATGCGATCCAACATGCATACAACCTTGCACCAACTCTAGCAAGTCAGCTTACCTCTGCAGCTAAGCAGCTGGACCAAGGTCGAGGCTGGATTAATCTCCACGATCTCAACGTCTTGAAC GTTGTCCAACATGACGCCTCATTTACCCGTCCCGATATCGCATTCTGCCCGGACCAAAGCATCCCGCACACCGACCTGATTAATAGATTACTCGACCACGCATCGGATGGGAAGCATCTCTCACTGACCGACTTTTCCTACTACTCTGGTCTTCGCCGTGCGGAGTGCAAACGGAGTAATGGCCAGTACACACTATCGGGGAGTTTCATCCACAAGATGATCG GATCTGGAACCAGCGCCCTCATGTATTCAATCTTCGGTGGGGATATCGAAGCGCTACGGGCGTGGCTTGTGGACGAGCGTTTCCCAGATGGCTGGGAGCCGAAGAATAGGGAGGCTCTCGGCCATACAATTGCC CAAGCATTGACTACCTCTCTTGCCGTTGAGTTTAGTATCGATGAGAAGCAAGCCTTGCGGGAAGGAGATGTCTTTTACCACGAGTGA
- a CDS encoding alpha/beta hydrolase (COG:S;~EggNog:ENOG410PJ7E;~InterPro:IPR000073,IPR029058;~MEROPS:MER0209971;~PFAM:PF12697): MMSSEKFNVTEHAVPGCHIREYPGSTVHQEDILKLHVKQYTPKNQAEPVPADAITIIAAHGAALPKELYEPLWDELLDQATGFHIRSIWVADCASMNTSGVLNEDKLSMDCSWMDHARDLFLMINHFREQMPRPLVGIGHSMGGNIITNLAFLHPRLFTTILLVDPVIQLSPPAMGFGTDPPGAANYTLRRSDVWPSREAAVQANRKLMHGWDPRCVERMAEHGFRDLPTRLYPDVEAVKAKFGTSTTDNNNNTTPVTLTTTKHHDLLGQIRQNFSARNPTTGVIEIPRDSHADLDPVAAFIPLYRPEPRSTFFRLPTLRPSCLWVVGGSTYLNLDEMRLAIKRCGTGVGGSGGLPEGRVKEVTLPGLGHLMPFQEVKAVVEPCAAWLREEMERFRRVEREWEEAQKGKSHLVVEDNWYKVLKPVNARHGKVGRSAKLS, from the exons ATGATGTCGAGCGAAAAGTTCAACGTCACGGAGCATGCCGTTCCCGGCTGCCATATCCGAGAATATCCCGGGAGTACTGTTCACCAGGAAGACATACTGAAACTCCATGTCAAGCAGTATACTCCCAAGAACCAGGCCGAACCCGTTCCCGCCGatgccatcaccatcatcgctgcTCACGGCGCTGCACTTCCCAAG GAATTATATGAGCCGCTCTGGGATGAGCTGCTAGACCAAGCCACCGGTTTCCATATTCGCAGCATCTGGGTGGCCGACTGCGCCAGTATGAACACCAGTGGGGTCTTGAATGAGGATAAACTCAGCATGGACT GCTCCTGGATGGATCATGCGCGGGACCTGTTCCTGATGATCAACCACTTCCGCGAGCAGATGCCCCGTCCACTCGTAGGAATTGGCCACAGCATGGGCGGCAACATCAT CACGAACCTGGCCTTTCTCCACCCGCGCTTATTCAcaaccatcctcctcgtggACCCTGTCATTCAGCTGAGCCCACCAGCTATGGGGTTCGGCACCGACCCTCCGGGGGCAGCGAACTACACTCTCCGCCGCTCGGATGTATGGCCCAGCCGCGAGGCAGCCGTGCAAGCCAATCGCAAGTTGATGCACGGATGGGATCCTCGATGTGTAGAACGGATGGCGGAGCACGGCTTCCGGGATTTACCGACGCGGCTGTATCCGGACGTGGAGGCGGTGAAGGCGAAGTTTggcacatccaccaccgacaacaacaacaacaccactcctgtcactctaaccaccaccaagcatCATGACCTCCTTGGCCAAATTCGACAGAACTTCAGCGCCCGCAACCCGACCACTGGGGTGATTGAGATCCCCCGCGACTCCCATGCCGATTTGGATCCCGTGGCTGCCTTCATCCCCCTCTACCGTCCCGAACCTCGCAGTACCTTCTTCCGCCTACCCACTCTCCGCCCCTCCTGCCTCTGGGTCGTGGGCGGATCGACCTATTTGAATCTCGATGAGATGCGCCTTGCGATCAAGCGGTGTGGAACTGGGGTTGGTGGGAGTGGGGGTTTGCCTGAGGGGAGAGTCAAAGAGGTTACATTACCTGGCTTGGGCCATCTGATGCCGTTCCAGGAGGTCAAGGCCGTAGTGGAACCGTGTGCGGCTTGGTTGCGCGAGGAAATGGAACGATTCCGTCGCGTGGAGcgggagtgggaggaggcaCAGAAAGGGAAGAGTCATCTGGTGGTTGAGGATAACTGGTATAAAGTTTTGAAGCCGGTGAATGCTCGTCACGGTAAGGTCGGGCGTAGTGCGAAGCTGTCGTGA
- a CDS encoding uncharacterized protein (TransMembrane:1 (o12-30i)) — MAGNSKKRILAVIKTMFLLSPSIILGQFYLRRRVMKDMAQSIESLKLQTLKVEISTESSAADLKTFCMSRKALSRSHFSVLLRSDFTSSWPKISSHILSATESR; from the coding sequence ATGGCGGGAAACTCTAAGAAGAGAATTTTGGCGGTCATCAAAACAATGTTCCTTCTCAGCCCCTCCATAATCCTCGGCCAATTCTATCTCCGCCGAAGGGTGATGAAAGACATGGCCCAAAGTATCGAGAGTCTTAAACTCCAGACGCTCAAGGTTGAAATTTCCACCGAAAGTTCAGCGGCTGACCTGAAGACCTTCTGCATGTCAAGGAAGGCTCTATCCAGATCACATTTTTCCGTACTTCTGAGGAGCGATTTCACTAGCTCTTGGCCCAAGATTTCCTCGCATATTTTGTCAGCCACGGAGTCTCGATGA
- a CDS encoding YybH family protein (COG:S;~EggNog:ENOG410Q9FB;~InterPro:IPR037401,IPR011944,IPR032710;~PFAM:PF02136,PF13474,PF14534,PF13577,PF12680), with protein sequence MSPTHADEISALLHAYGKALKSRNVDEAVALYTEDGVIMPPHFSASTGTEALRDSYTRIFATIQLVITFQIEEIVVMSPEWAFARTTAEGTKTILATQESEPHANQELFILRREHGKWLIARYAFSSMKPLVQNGIRRS encoded by the exons A TGTCACCCACCCACGCCGACGAAATTTCAGCTCTCCTCCATGCTTACGGCAAAGCTCTGAAAAGCCGAAATGTGGACGAAGCAGTCGCTCTTTACACGGAAGACGGGGTCATCATGCCGCCGCACTTCTCGGCCAGTACAGGCACTGAGGCTCTACGCGACTCATACACACGCATTTTTGCAACCATTCAGCTCGTTATCACCTTTCAGATTGAGGAGATCGTTGTTATGTCTCCGGAGTGGGCTTTTGCCAGGACGACGGCTGAGGGAACCAAAACGATACTTGCCACTCAGGAGTCTGAGCCACATGCGAATCAGGAATTGTTCATCTTGAGGAGGGAGCATGGGAAGTGGTTGATTGCTAGATACGCCTTTTCTAGCATGAAGCCGTTGGTGCAGAATGGAATTCGACGGAGTTAG